From Bacillus cereus group sp. RP43, the proteins below share one genomic window:
- a CDS encoding ATP-binding protein codes for MGIPTLLLNTFIIIICILSYQVFWLEHKEKMACNNILISVLSSIAIIFCMTFPFHLHAGFIYDLRFIPIILVFLYGNTKCITCIGVLYLSYRFYLGGSGVFPSFIIFTIISVITITFRYLSPTFFKDKKILLSIILILICTTSLSICGIVTQINTGGKIESTLIEFSFNYIVINIFTLLLSVYLIEGMIEKYKIKERMQRAEKFYIASELAASIAHEIHNPLTTVQGFTQLLNENESSKVPQDKYLEIMLIEMQQIQATINNYLSLTKPQNIIKEKLDINHILNQVIDTISPLALSWNVELKLNITDSLFINADSEKLKLCLTNIIQNGIEAMKNGGVLRINIQKMKDNIVIDIIDTGIGMSSQQIKRIALPFYSTTEKGTGLSTMIAYSIIKELNGDIEIESELGKGTHFSITIPC; via the coding sequence ATGGGAATTCCTACACTATTATTAAATACCTTTATTATTATAATTTGTATCCTTAGTTACCAAGTATTTTGGCTAGAACATAAAGAAAAAATGGCATGTAATAATATATTAATTTCTGTTCTTTCCTCCATTGCAATTATTTTTTGTATGACTTTTCCTTTTCATTTACATGCTGGGTTCATTTATGATTTACGTTTTATTCCCATCATATTAGTTTTTCTATATGGAAATACAAAGTGCATTACTTGTATTGGAGTTTTATATCTTTCTTATAGATTTTACTTAGGTGGAAGCGGAGTTTTCCCATCATTTATTATCTTTACTATTATTTCTGTTATTACAATCACGTTTCGTTACTTATCACCTACTTTTTTCAAGGACAAGAAGATATTATTAAGCATTATACTTATTTTGATATGTACAACTTCCCTTTCTATCTGCGGTATTGTAACGCAAATAAATACAGGTGGTAAAATTGAATCTACTCTCATCGAATTTTCATTTAATTATATAGTCATAAATATTTTCACATTATTATTATCAGTTTATTTAATAGAAGGAATGATCGAGAAATATAAAATAAAAGAAAGAATGCAAAGAGCAGAAAAATTTTATATAGCTAGCGAACTAGCTGCATCTATTGCGCATGAAATCCATAATCCACTAACCACGGTACAGGGATTCACTCAGTTATTAAATGAAAATGAAAGTTCTAAGGTACCTCAAGATAAGTACTTGGAAATCATGTTAATTGAAATGCAACAAATACAGGCTACTATAAATAACTATTTATCTTTAACCAAACCACAAAACATTATTAAAGAGAAACTAGATATTAATCACATTTTGAATCAGGTAATAGATACAATTTCACCACTCGCTCTATCATGGAATGTTGAATTAAAACTGAATATTACAGACTCCCTTTTTATAAATGCTGATTCTGAGAAATTAAAACTGTGTCTAACCAACATAATACAAAATGGAATTGAGGCTATGAAAAATGGTGGAGTATTACGAATAAATATACAAAAAATGAAAGATAATATTGTAATTGATATTATTGATACAGGAATTGGAATGTCTTCTCAACAAATAAAACGAATTGCTTTGCCATTTTATTCAACAACAGAAAAGGGTACTGGGCTTAGTACTATGATTGCGTACAGTATTATTAAAGAATTAAACGGAGATATAGAGATAGAAAGTGAACTAGGAAAAGGAACACACTTTTCTATCACTATCCCCTGCTAA